A genomic segment from Tuwongella immobilis encodes:
- a CDS encoding helicase-related protein, with product MRLVQNSGNDRVLEILRSILLPDSNVDIASSELSLFAYLEIHDFISKSAECRLIIPDPLNSGFQLLGNDSDRASRNQLKSRWLADICSNWISEKCQVHQTIIPLPQSIIIVKQPKSGIRFAITGTCPITTAGFGLTPGNQFGLIQYTESPEETGLLEGWFSQLWKNTSNGTVRQNLLSRIRELSEHRAPETIYNLVLANIFARVEDELDEDRIVKSDTGIKNSQTWKKLFRFQRDGVIGAIDKLERFGGCIIADSVGLGKTFEALAVIKYYELRNQRVLVLCPKRLRENWSIYKFNDKRNILSGDRLNYDILNHTDLNRDNGSSGDLDLAHINWGNYDLIVIDESHNFRNKNSPRAGGETRYDKLMRKIIKEGVKTRVLMLSATPVNNRLADLKNQIAFATEGNDEALVSIGISNIGATVRLAQTQFNRWLQLEESERRSGKLMDMLGFDYFHLLDTLTIARSRKHIERYYDAEETGKFPERLRPINIKSDVDVSREFRPISEINDEIRRLKLGAYAPLRYILPKKQAAYDLKYSQTVQNGKGLFRQADREESLIHLLRVNLLKRMESSVHSFALTIKRQLDTVEDVLSRIDSLAETIEEVNIQNLDVEDPTFENMFIGTKVKVLLQDVDRVRWRQDLIEDRDRLRELVQSAQRVSTDRDAKLNDLKKIIKQKHTRPLNAGNRKIIIFSAFSDTVHYLYHHLSNWALNELGFYTASITGSGRNRTTLPGLRNDMATILSAFAPRAKERPAELASEGEIDLLIATDCISEGQNLQDCDFLVNYDIHWNPVRIIQRFGRIDRIGSPNKQIQLVNFWPNMELEEYINLEQRVSGRMVLLDISASGEENVIEQHSGNQMNDLEYRRKQLLKLQDAVIDLEDLSSGVSIADLTLNDFRMDLARLPKQVREKLSTFPLGTMAVVPSDGVVPPGAIFCLRATGETVDKSAEPNYPLAPYYLVHIADDGQVLNPFTQARAILDSLKRLCSGRSQPIEKQCQQFDQSTRRGERMEHYQNLLSAAVTSIIGRKEERKIASLFSLGGTYARKGEFSGINDFEVVIWVAIIHDGETP from the coding sequence ATGAGGCTGGTTCAGAACAGTGGGAATGATCGAGTTCTCGAAATCCTTCGTTCTATTTTGCTCCCGGATTCGAATGTCGATATCGCCTCAAGTGAACTTTCGCTATTTGCTTACCTGGAGATTCACGATTTCATCTCGAAGTCTGCAGAATGTCGATTGATCATCCCCGATCCATTGAATTCTGGATTTCAGTTGCTTGGAAATGATTCAGACCGAGCATCTAGGAATCAACTCAAATCACGTTGGCTCGCCGACATTTGCTCGAATTGGATCTCCGAAAAATGCCAAGTTCACCAAACTATCATTCCTCTTCCACAATCGATCATTATCGTCAAACAGCCAAAGTCCGGGATTCGATTCGCAATAACTGGAACTTGTCCGATTACAACTGCCGGTTTCGGATTAACTCCAGGTAATCAATTTGGCTTGATCCAATACACAGAATCCCCCGAAGAAACTGGTTTACTCGAGGGATGGTTTTCGCAACTTTGGAAGAACACTTCGAACGGCACAGTAAGGCAAAACCTTCTTTCGCGTATTCGTGAACTTAGCGAGCATCGAGCGCCAGAAACGATTTACAATCTTGTGTTGGCTAACATCTTTGCTCGAGTGGAAGACGAACTCGATGAAGATCGCATCGTGAAATCGGATACAGGAATCAAAAATTCACAAACTTGGAAAAAATTGTTCAGATTTCAACGGGATGGGGTGATCGGGGCCATTGACAAACTTGAACGCTTCGGTGGATGTATCATCGCAGATTCAGTCGGACTTGGAAAAACCTTCGAGGCGCTAGCAGTCATAAAATACTACGAACTTCGAAATCAACGCGTCTTGGTTCTTTGTCCAAAACGATTACGCGAAAACTGGTCAATCTATAAATTCAATGACAAAAGAAACATCCTATCAGGCGACCGCCTTAATTATGACATCTTGAATCATACTGATCTTAACCGCGACAATGGATCATCTGGCGACCTCGACCTTGCCCATATCAACTGGGGAAATTACGATCTTATTGTGATCGACGAATCACACAACTTCCGGAATAAGAATTCACCTCGCGCTGGCGGGGAAACCCGGTATGACAAACTGATGCGGAAGATCATTAAAGAAGGTGTCAAAACAAGAGTGCTGATGCTTTCAGCTACTCCGGTTAATAATCGACTCGCGGATCTCAAAAACCAGATCGCATTTGCGACTGAGGGGAATGACGAGGCTTTGGTATCAATCGGTATTTCGAATATTGGTGCTACGGTTCGCCTCGCTCAAACCCAGTTTAATCGATGGTTGCAACTCGAAGAATCGGAACGGCGTTCTGGAAAACTAATGGATATGCTCGGCTTTGATTACTTTCATCTCCTCGACACGCTGACGATTGCCCGTTCTCGAAAACATATCGAAAGATACTACGATGCCGAAGAGACCGGCAAATTCCCCGAGCGTCTTCGACCAATCAACATCAAATCAGACGTGGATGTCTCAAGAGAATTTCGACCGATTAGCGAAATAAACGATGAGATTCGCAGATTGAAGCTCGGGGCATATGCACCACTTCGTTACATACTTCCCAAGAAACAAGCAGCTTACGATCTTAAGTACAGCCAGACCGTACAAAACGGCAAAGGACTATTTCGTCAAGCGGATCGCGAAGAAAGTCTCATACACCTGCTACGTGTGAATTTACTGAAACGAATGGAAAGTTCCGTCCACTCATTCGCATTAACGATTAAGCGACAACTAGACACTGTTGAAGACGTACTCAGTCGCATCGACTCGTTGGCCGAGACTATTGAGGAAGTCAATATTCAGAACCTTGATGTAGAAGACCCAACCTTTGAAAACATGTTTATCGGCACGAAAGTCAAGGTCCTTTTGCAAGATGTTGATCGAGTTCGTTGGCGTCAAGACTTGATTGAGGACCGTGATAGACTCAGAGAACTTGTTCAATCGGCTCAACGAGTCAGTACAGATCGAGATGCAAAGCTCAACGATCTAAAGAAAATCATAAAACAAAAACACACGAGACCATTGAATGCTGGAAATCGCAAGATAATCATTTTTTCAGCTTTCAGTGATACCGTACATTACCTTTATCACCATCTTTCTAATTGGGCATTGAACGAGCTCGGTTTTTATACCGCAAGTATCACCGGTTCCGGTCGCAATCGGACAACGCTACCAGGGCTCCGTAACGACATGGCGACGATTCTTTCTGCATTCGCTCCACGAGCGAAGGAGCGCCCCGCTGAGTTGGCTTCAGAAGGAGAGATTGACCTTTTAATTGCCACGGATTGTATCTCGGAAGGACAAAACCTTCAGGATTGCGACTTTCTCGTCAACTACGACATCCATTGGAATCCAGTTCGCATCATCCAGCGTTTTGGTCGGATTGACCGAATTGGCTCGCCGAACAAACAGATCCAGCTCGTAAATTTTTGGCCGAATATGGAGTTAGAAGAGTACATCAATCTTGAGCAACGAGTCAGCGGTCGAATGGTACTCCTCGACATTTCTGCTTCTGGAGAAGAAAACGTCATCGAGCAGCATTCTGGCAACCAGATGAACGATTTAGAGTACCGTCGAAAACAGCTATTGAAACTGCAAGACGCCGTGATTGATCTTGAAGACCTTTCGAGCGGAGTTAGTATTGCCGACCTGACACTCAACGACTTCCGAATGGATTTGGCTCGACTCCCCAAACAGGTTCGAGAAAAATTGAGTACTTTTCCACTTGGGACCATGGCAGTCGTCCCGAGCGATGGCGTGGTTCCCCCTGGCGCGATCTTCTGTCTGAGAGCAACCGGTGAAACTGTGGACAAATCCGCCGAGCCAAACTATCCGTTAGCACCCTATTATCTTGTACATATTGCGGATGATGGTCAGGTATTAAACCCATTCACACAAGCTCGAGCAATTCTTGACTCACTCAAGCGGCTTTGCTCTGGCCGATCGCAGCCAATCGAGAAACAGTGTCAGCAATTCGATCAGTCGACACGCCGAGGCGAGCGAATGGAACATTACCAGAACCTTCTCTCGGCTGCCGTTACGTCAATTATCGGCAGGAAGGAAGAACGCAAGATCGCGAGCCTCTTTTCCTTGGGCGGCACATATGCTCGCAAAGGAGAATTCTCTGGAATAAACGACTTCGAAGTCGTCATATGGGTGGCAATCATCCATGACGGAGAAACCCCATGA
- a CDS encoding AAA family ATPase: MNSNKPFSGKSETTLDLICMANVEPTEVAWLWKDRIPMGRITVLSGRPGCGKTFLTMFLAATVTRGGDWPDGRGTAPQGSVLILNAEDDPNDTLSPRLFAANADMQKVHLLKGVTVKQKDGNSSQLAVDLTNVDKIQEAIRQLEDCRLCVIDPIGSYLGHNVDSHRDNEVRSVLTPLGNLANELEVAVLMVCHNRKAASDFADDSVLGSRGFTGIARAAWHLYSDQNDPSKSRKLLLPGKNNLAENQFGLAFRIEKSEIGTPILRWEDGDVQQSADDYVAAKPTDRKKRGPEPSKRVECMRWLAQQLAAGPVEAKTIEIRASEAGYTWKTVRNAYQCLGVQSIKASGPNGSWSWRLPTVEDELASEHDVSCPSIEE; this comes from the coding sequence ATGAATTCGAACAAGCCGTTCTCTGGAAAGTCCGAGACGACGTTAGATCTCATTTGTATGGCCAATGTCGAGCCAACCGAAGTCGCTTGGTTGTGGAAGGATCGAATCCCGATGGGACGAATTACTGTCCTTTCCGGGCGACCAGGTTGTGGAAAGACATTCTTGACGATGTTTCTTGCTGCGACGGTGACCCGTGGCGGTGATTGGCCGGATGGTCGGGGGACAGCTCCGCAGGGATCCGTGTTGATTCTCAACGCCGAGGATGATCCGAACGACACGCTTTCACCTCGACTTTTTGCAGCGAATGCGGACATGCAGAAAGTCCATCTCCTGAAAGGTGTCACGGTGAAGCAAAAGGATGGGAACAGTTCTCAGCTCGCTGTTGATCTGACGAATGTTGACAAGATTCAAGAAGCGATTCGTCAACTTGAGGATTGTCGGTTATGCGTGATTGATCCCATTGGGAGTTATCTCGGCCACAATGTCGATTCCCATCGAGATAATGAGGTTCGGAGTGTGCTCACTCCGCTTGGAAATCTTGCCAATGAACTCGAAGTGGCGGTTCTGATGGTCTGCCATAATCGAAAGGCGGCTTCCGATTTTGCGGATGATAGTGTCCTTGGATCTCGAGGCTTTACCGGGATCGCTCGTGCCGCTTGGCATTTGTATTCCGATCAGAACGATCCATCGAAATCGAGAAAACTGCTGCTCCCTGGAAAAAATAATCTGGCCGAGAATCAATTTGGTTTAGCGTTCCGGATCGAGAAATCAGAAATTGGAACCCCAATCCTGCGATGGGAAGACGGCGATGTTCAGCAGTCTGCAGACGATTATGTCGCTGCAAAACCAACGGACCGGAAGAAACGTGGACCGGAGCCATCCAAGCGAGTTGAGTGTATGCGTTGGCTCGCTCAGCAATTAGCGGCCGGCCCCGTCGAAGCGAAGACGATTGAGATCCGAGCAAGTGAAGCGGGATATACTTGGAAGACGGTCAGAAATGCGTATCAATGCCTGGGAGTTCAATCGATCAAAGCGAGCGGACCAAACGGATCTTGGAGTTGGCGATTGCCCACGGTTGAAGATGAACTTGCCTCGGAACACGATGTAAGTTGCCCAAGTATCGAGGAATAA
- a CDS encoding BON domain-containing protein, whose translation MKLRSLSLVAMSVGCWLANHAQAQTLPVPSLPPATTVSAPSGNQALADRVAAQLRSSGVAQGADINIVTNGGKVELQGFVRSGSQRDQLMSVVKSVPGVEAVQNTVSVADVQAAPAIAPQGIPQGMTMQGFGPEPAPAQMMGHGHNIHDSNPPKMPGYAWPTYAPYNNLSRVAYPTAYPYNAWPFIGPFYPFPKVPLGWRKVTLEWEDGHWYYGPSGQPQDYWRVRFW comes from the coding sequence GTGAAGCTCCGCTCCCTGTCGCTGGTTGCCATGTCGGTTGGATGCTGGCTGGCGAATCATGCTCAAGCTCAAACGCTGCCGGTGCCATCGCTGCCGCCGGCCACCACGGTCTCGGCTCCATCGGGTAATCAGGCTTTGGCCGATCGAGTTGCCGCCCAACTGCGATCCAGTGGCGTGGCTCAAGGTGCCGATATCAATATCGTCACCAATGGTGGCAAAGTCGAGCTGCAAGGCTTTGTTCGCTCGGGCAGCCAACGCGATCAACTGATGTCGGTGGTCAAGAGCGTTCCGGGTGTCGAAGCGGTGCAGAACACCGTCTCGGTGGCGGATGTGCAAGCGGCCCCGGCGATTGCACCGCAAGGGATTCCGCAAGGCATGACCATGCAAGGCTTTGGGCCGGAACCTGCCCCCGCTCAGATGATGGGCCACGGGCACAACATCCACGACAGCAACCCGCCGAAGATGCCGGGCTATGCGTGGCCGACCTACGCTCCGTACAACAACCTGAGCCGCGTCGCCTACCCGACGGCCTACCCGTACAACGCCTGGCCGTTCATTGGACCGTTCTACCCCTTCCCGAAGGTTCCGCTCGGCTGGCGGAAAGTGACCCTCGAATGGGAAGATGGTCACTGGTACTATGGCCCGTCTGGCCAACCGCAAGACTACTGGCGAGTTCGCTTCTGGTGA